Proteins encoded in a region of the Nicotiana tomentosiformis chromosome 9, ASM39032v3, whole genome shotgun sequence genome:
- the LOC104111982 gene encoding GATA transcription factor 16-like, with the protein MNLSDKGSGSEDMMRQRERENIESQLKTCVDCGTTKTPLWRGGPAGPKSLCNACGIRSRKKRRALVGLDKKLKKSSENKNQCSNTSTSSSGDSTSSSSNGSLLLPFGRQVVALQRPRSSSRSRSTHKLGEVEQAAFLLMALSCASVYA; encoded by the exons ATGAATCTAAGTGATAAA GGTTCGGGATCTGAGGATATGATGAGGCAAAGAGAAAGAGAAAACATCGAAAGCCAACTCAAAACATGTGTTGATTGTGGTACCACTAAAACCCCTCTTTGGCGTGGTGGCCCTGCTGGCCCTAAG TCACTGTGTAATGCGTGTGGGATCAGGAGCAGGAAGAAGAGAAGAGCACTTGTCGGATTGGACAAGAAATTGaagaaatcatctgaaaataaaaACCAGTGCAGTAACACTAGTACGAGCAGCAGTGGAGATAGTACCAGCAGCAGCAGTAATGGTTCTTTATTGTTGCCTTTTGGTAGACAAGTAGTAGCATTGCAGAGACCAAGatcaagttcaagatcaagaTCAACTCACAAGCTTGGTGAAGTAGAACAAGCTGCTTTCTTGTTGATGGCTCTCTCTTGCGCCTCTGTTTATGCTTAA